From Ignavibacterium sp.:
ACTTTGATGTTTAATCCTGAAGTAACTGTTCGTTCTCGTGGAGTAATGGAGAAATGTACATTCTGCGTACAAAGAATTGAAGAAGCAAGATCTGAGGCGACAAGAAAAGGAGTTCCAATTAAAGGAACAGATGTCAAAACAGCTTGTCAGGAAGCTTGCCCGACAAATGCAATTCATTTCGGAGATATTAACGGAAAAGATTCTGAGTTTTATAAATACAGAACGCATGAACTTGGTTATTATGTACTTGAAGAATTAAATGTTCGACCAAATGTTACATACATTGCCAAACTTAGAAATATTCATACGGAGGAATTATAGTGAATATTGACTACTCACAGGAAGCTCCGGCAGTTGCAGGACGACTTACTCTCGCTCAAATAGAAGAGTTAGTTGCAAAACCACTGGATACAAGGCCAGATAGAAAATATTTCATTGCACTTTCTATATCAGGTTCTCTTTTGCTGCTTGGAGCAATTTGTCTCGGAATAAGTTTTTATTATGGTATTGGTCTCTGGGGTAATAATCAACCTGTTGGTTGGGCAGTACCAATTGTGAATTTTGTGTTTTGGGTTGGAATTGGTCACGCCGGTACACTGATATCCGCTATTCTGTTCTTGCTTAGACAGAAATGGCGTACAGGTATTGCTCGCTTCGCAGAAGCAATGACAATCTTTGCAGTAATGTGCGCAGGAATTTTCCCGATTATTCATACAGGAAGACCTTGGTTAGCAGGTTATCTTTTGCCTTATCCTAATCAACACAGCTTATGGGTTAACTTTACATCACCATTATTGTGGGATGTGTTTGCAGTTTCAACTTACTTTACAGTTTCTTTGGTTTTCTGGTACATTGGTTTAATTCCTGACTTTGCAACACTCAGAGACAGAACAACTTCAAAACTTAAGAAAACTATTTACTCTATATTCAGTTTAGGATGGAGACATTCTTCACGACACTGGCAGCATTATGAAAAAGCTTATATGTTACTTGCAGGATTTGCAACTCCACTTGTTCTTTCAGTTCATACAATAGTTAGTTTCGACTTTGCAGTTTCAATTTTGCCTGGCTGGCATACAACAATTTTCCCACCATACTTCGTTGCCGGAGCTATATTCTCAGGTTTTGCGATGGTAGTTACGGTGCTTGTTTTTGTAAGAAAGATTTTTAATCTCGAGAACATCATTACAATGGACCATCTGGAGAGAATGAATAAAGTTATTCTCGCAACAGGTATGATGGTTGGTTATGCTTATGGAATGGAGTTTTTCATTGCGTGGTATAGTGGTGTTCAGGCAGAGCAGTTTGTATTCATAAACAGAGCATTTGGACCTTATGCCTGGGCTTATTGGATAATGGTTAGTTGTAATGTAATATTTCCTCAGTTATTCTGGTTCAGAAAATTCAGAAGATCAATTCCGGTAATGATGGTAATTGTTATCCTCGTAAATGTAGGAATGTGGTTTGAAAGATTTGTAATTACTGTTACTTCATTGCACAGAGATTTTCTACCATCAAGCTGGGCTTACTATAAACCAACTTTTTTTGATATGGGAATTTTATTAGGAAGTTTTGGTTTGTTCTTCACTTTGGTAATCTTATTCACAAAATCATTACCTGTAGTTTCTATATCCGAAGTAAAAGCTGTTGCTGACGGTGCGCAACCAACTCATCGCGGAGGTCATCATGAATAAAAAATTATTTGGACTTGCTGCATTATTCAAAACTCCTGATGAGATAATTGAAGTTGCAAAGAAAACTGCTGCAGCAGGGTATCATAAATATGATATTCATTCTCCTTATCCTGTTCATGGCATTGAACGGGCAATGAAATTGAAACCATCCAAACTTGGATTTATTACACTTGTCTTTGGAATAACAGGTTCAGCACTTGCACTGTTGCTTATGTATTGGACGATGTCAATTGATTATCCGATGATTATAGGTGGTAAACCATTTTTTGCTCTTCCTGCATTTATTCCAATTACATTTGAAGTAACAGTTTTGCTCGCTACGCTTGCAACAGTAATTGGAATGATTACATTCTTTTTCAGATTTCCTGAAAATGATCATCCATTGCACGATACTGATTATATGAAAAAAGTTTCGTGTGACCACTATGGTTTGGTAATAGAAGCAAAGGATAAACTTTTCGATGAAGTAAAAGTTCGTGAATTTCTGAACTCACTTAAGCCAATTAGTATTGAAGAAATTTATTATCCTGAAAAAGAAACCTATCCTGTGCTTGAACCTAAGTTTGTTACATTTTTAATTATCATAGCTGTGGTAACTTCAGGTGTAACATATTTTGCGTTGAATAAACTTCTCTACATGCAACCATTTACCTGGATGATGGAGCAACCGAAATTAAATCCTCAGAAGCCGTCAACACTTTTTGCAGATGGATTTGGAATGAGAACCCCTGTTCAGGGAACAGTAGCAAGAGGATTTTTACCTTATCCATATATGGGTCAGAATAATCCTCCGGAAGTTTTGCAGAATCCTTACTTGCCAACAAAAGATAATTTAAAGTTAGGTGAACAGAAGTATTTAACATTCTGTAGTCCTTGTCACGGAAATTACGGAGATGGCGATAGTCGTTTACGCGGACAATTTCCAAATCCACCATCATTACATTCGACAAGGGCAAGGGAATTTAGTGATGGAATGATTTATCACATCATTACAAACGGACAAAATGTAATGCCTTCTTATGCTTCTCAGATTACAAGAGAAGAGAGGTGGGCAATTGTAAATTATATCAGAGTATTACAGAGAGCTAAAAACGCTAAAAGCTCTGATTTACGAGTTGTTAATAAGGAGACCGGAAACAATGCATCAAACTGATTTTAATTATCAAAGAAAAGATTTACCAGCCGGTTTTTCTAAATTCGGTTTAATTTTTCTTGTTGTCGGACTAATTCTGGCAGTTGCCTCATTTTTTGTTGATCAGACAAGAGCTGCATTTAATTATTTAGTTGTCTATATGATGATTGTCAGCATTGCGCTTGGCTCTCTATTCCTGATAGCTTTGGAATATGTTGCAGGTGCTGATTGGAGTACTCCATTTAGAAGAATTCCTGAGTTTTTTGCAGGACTTCTTCCTTTGCTTTTTATTCTTGTAATTCCATTGTTATTTCTTAATCACGATTTGTTTCATTGGGCACACGAAGAAGCAGTTAAAGAAGACAAAATTCTTCAGGGAAAAGCACCTTATCTCAACACTTCTTTCTTTGTGATAAGAACTTTAGTATTCATTGCAATCTGGGTTTTGTTCTATTTTATTCTTCAAAGAAATTCGAAAAAGCAGGATACAACTAAAGATCAGACTTTAACAACAAAGAACATCAGATTTTCAGCTGCGTTCATTCCTTTGTTTGCAATTACAATTACATTCACTGCTGTTGATTGGTTGATGAGTCTTGAACCACATTGGTTTTCAACAATATTCGGAGTCTATTATTTCTCTGGAACTGTTATAGCTGCATTAGCTGCCGTTACTCTGGTTGTTGTTGTGTTGAAAGAAAAAGGATATTTCAATCCCTGGATAACCGATGACCATCTTTACAGTTTTGGTGCTTTACTTTTTGCTTTCGTAAACTTCTGGGCATACATTGCTTTCAGTCAGTTTATGCTTATCTGGTATGCTGATTTACCCGAAGAAACATTTTGGTATCTTACAAGATGGGAGGGCAGTTGGGTAATATTCTCATTGCTTCTAATTGTTATTCATTTTGTAGTTCCTTATGCTATGCTTCTTTCTCAGCCGGCAAAGATGGATCCAAAAAGGTTAAAGTTTATTTCTGTTTGGTTACTTTTTGCTCATTTATTTGATTTGTTTTGGTTAATTATGCCAAATATGCAACCACTAAAAAAAGGATATGTATTTAGTTGGATTGATCTCGTGTTTCCGATTTTAGGTATTGGTATAGTTTTAACGGTTTTTAATTTTATTTCGAAAAAGGAAAATTTAATTCCTGTTGGTGATCCTAAACTTAAAAAGGGAATTAACTTTCATCTTTAATTCTTAATAAAGGAAAATTATGAAAGAGTTTTTTGAACAGATAAAAGAAAAAGTAGATGAAATAAAAAATAGTCCTGGAACAATATTCGGATTAGTTTTTCCTTACTTTCTGATTGTGGGTGTTCTCATCGGACTTTATTTCGTATCTAAACTTGAATTTTTAACACGACAAAAAGTTCCACCTGTTTTAAGAGACACAGTAGTTGTATCGGATTTACAAATGCGTGAAGCTAAAGTTGTTCCTCCTGTTAATTTAGCCGAAATAAAAAATGCAACTCCTCAGTTACTTAGTGAAGGTGAGACTTTATATAAATCAAATTGTGCATCCTGTCACGGAGAAACAGGCGCTGGTGGTGGTCCTGCATCTGCTGGATTAAATCCTGCACCAAGAAATTTTACTTCAGCAGATGGATGGAAGAATGGTCCGAAGTTAAGCCAGATTTATACAACTCTGCAAGAAGGAATACCAGGCAGTGCGATGGTGTCTTATGATTACTTATTGCCTGAACAGAAATTTGCTTTAGCTCACTACATCAGAACTAACTTTGTTCCTAATCCACCTGAAGATACTCAGGCAGATCTTGATGCACTGGATGCAACTTATAATCTTTCTGCTGGTCAGGAGATTCCAGCACAGATTCCCGTTGCAGTTGCGAAAACAATAATTACTCAGGAGAATGAACAGAATCTTAATAAGGTTCAATCTGCTCTATCAAAGATTGAAAGCTCTCAGAATAAAAATTTCTTCTTTAGAGTTACAAGCAATAGAAGTGTTGCTTTAATGTTCTTGGTCAAAAATTTTAACAACATTAACAGTGAACAGAATTTTAAAAAAATTGTTATTAATAATGTAAATCAAAACGGTTTCAACGGAAATGTTTTTAATCTTTCAGATCAGGAATGGTCAGACTTATATAAGATGATTGTTAGCGTGTTATGATAAAAACCTTTTTTACATATCTGATTGCTCTGCTTTTTATTCAGATTACTTTTGCAAGTAATCCGGGGCAAAAGCTAGAAGTTGGAGTTGAAGAACAGTTAGGCGCTTATCTTCCACTTGATACAAAATTTGTGGATGAATATGGTAAAGAGTTTTCTTTGAGAGAACTTTTTACTAAACCCACAGTTCTTGCATTTGTTTATTATGAATGTCCGGGAATTTGCAGCCCTTTGATGATGGAGCTTGCGGATATCATCAATAAATCTGATTTGGTACCCGGAGTTGATTACAATGTAGTAACAATCAGTATGGATGAACTTGAAACTCCACAACAGGCATTAAAAAGAAAAGAAGTATTTCTCAAAACGCTTGATAAAAATATTCCTCCTGAAAGCTGGAAATTTTTAACCGGCGATTCGGCAAGTATAAGAGCTGTAAGTGATAAAGCAGGATTCTTTTTCAAAAGGGAAGGGAAAGATTTTCGCCACGCTGGCACATTCATATTCGTAGATAAAAACGGAAAAGTTTGTCGTTACTTATTCCCAAGCTTTTCCGAAAGAAGTGGTTTTGGAATTCTTCCTTTCGATTTCAAGATGGCGATACTTGAAACATCTGAAAGCAAAACAGCTCCAACAATTGCTAAGGTTTTACAATTTTGTTTTTCATATAAACCTGAAAGCAGAACTTATGTTCTTAATCTTACAAGAATATTCGGTGTATTGATTTTATTCTTTGTAGGAATTTTTCTGCTTTATATTAAATTCAAACCAAAGAAAGTTAATGTTAATTCTAATTCGAGGTAGTTAATTTATGAGTAATGAAAATATTTTAAGCAATAATGGAAATGATGTAAGTTACCTGGAATATAAGGGTAAACACACAGGCATTTTAGGTTGGTTACTTTCAACCGACCATAAACGCATCGGATTACTTTATCTTATTTCACTTTCTGTTTTTCTTATTGTTGGTGTTACATTCGGTTTCCTGATGAGACTTGAATTACTTACACCAGGCAGAACAATAATGGACCCACAAACTTATAATTCCATTTTCACTCTGCACGGAGTGATAATGATATTTCTTTTTGTGGTTCCGGGTTTGCCAGCAGTTTTTGGTAATTTCTTTCTGCCAATTCTGATTGGTGCAAGAGATGTTGCTTTCCCAAGACTTAATCTTCTTTCCTGGTATCTCTACGCTATTGGTGGTTTATTAGCTATTCTTTCAATTCTTCTCCCTGGCGGACCAGCAGATACTGGTTGGACATTTTATATTCCTTATAGCGTTAGAACTAACACCAATGTAATACCGGCATTATTTGCTGCATTCATACTTGGATTTTCATCAATCCTGACAGGGTTAAATTTTGTTACAACAGTTCATAGAATGAGAGCTCCGGGAATGGATTGGTTTAAAATGCCACTTTCTGTTTGGTCTCTTTATGCTACTGCCTGGGTTCAGATTCTTGCTACACCAATTATCGGAATTACTTTACTACTTGTTGCGATTGAAAGAGTATTTGGTGTTGGATTATTTGATCCTGCACTTGGTGGTGATCCGGTTCTTTATCAACACTTGTTCTGGATTTACTCTCATCCCGCAGTTTACATTATGATTCTTCCTGCGATGGGTGTTGTCTCTGAAATTATTCCTGTATTTGCTCACAGAACTATCTTTGGTTACAGATTTATCGCAATGTCAAGTATTGCAATAGCTCTATTCGGTTCACTTGTATGGGCTCATCATATGTTTACTGCCGGAATGAGTGACACTGGTCAGTTAATTTTTTCATTGCTCACAATGATTGTTGCAATTCCCAGCGCAATTAAAGTTTTCAATTGGGTTGCAACTCTTTATAAAGGTTCAATTGATTTGCAGCCACCAATGTTATATGTGCTTGCTTTTATTTTCCAATTTTCAATTGGTGGTTTAACCGGAGTAATGCAAGGCGTGCTTTCAGTTGATGTTCAGGTTCACGATACTTCATTCATTGTTGCTCACTTTCATTATGTAATGTTTGGTGGAACCGGATTCGGATTCTTTGCAGCGCTTCATTACTGGTTTCCTAAGATGTTTGGTAAAATGTATAATATTAAACTTGCAAAAAGAGTTTTCTGGGCAATGTTTGTCGGATTTAACACATTATACTTCCCGATGTTTATAATGGGATGGTTGGGAATGCCAAGAAGATATTATGATTATCTGCCCGAATATCAGATTTATCATGTTATTTCAACTATCGGTTCATGGATACTTGTGCCTGCAGTTTTCCTAATGTTTGGTAATTTCATATACGCCTTGTTTAAGGGTGCTAAGGTTACTGAGAAAAATGTTTGGGGAGGCGAAACTCTTGAGTGGCAGATCGCAACTCCTCCGGTACATGAAAACTTTATTGATATTCCGGTTGTAACTGAATCACCTTATCAATACAAAGACAACGAATTAGTTTTACAAACTCAGGAGGCAAAGTGAGCGTTCAACATACAGCAGCGGCTCACATCCATAGAGATGATGTAGCTTCCCGAATGGGAATGTGGTTGTTCCTTTTCACCGAATTGTTACTCTTTGGTGGAATGTTTATTCTTTATTCTGTTTACCGGTTTACTCATCCTGAAGAATTTCATCTTGCAGCAAAAGAATTAAACACGGTAATAGGAACTTTTAACACTGCAATACTTCTTACAAGTTCTTTAACAATGGCATTATCAATTGCAGCTATTCAGAGAAAGCAGAAAACTTTATCAATAATATTTCAGCTTCTCACAATTGTACTAGCACTTGGATTTATGGTAAATAAATACTTTGAGTGGGGAGCTAAATTTCATCACGGCATTTATCCGGGTTCTGAAACTTTGCTCTCAAAACCATCCGGTGAAATTTTATTCTTCGGATTATATTATGTTATGACAGGTTTGCACGGATTACACGTAGTTATTGGAGTAGTCATAATTGCATTTATGACTGTGTTCACGATGAGAGATGTTATAACTCACGACAATTATGTTAAGCTTGAATCCGCTGGTCTTTACTGGCATCTTGTTGATATAATCTGGATTTTCTTGTTCCCATTATTTTATTTGATAACTTGATATTGAGGAAACACTAAATGGATAATCATTCAGAAAATCATTCTCAGCATAGTCACGGTTATGGAGTTTATGTTCTCGTTTGGCTTGCTCTAATGGCTTTAACGGGAATCACGGTTGCAGTTGCGGGTATCAACTTTGGTAGAATTACAGTTGCAACTGCGCTAACGATTGCATCTGTTAAAACATATTTGGTTTTAACAATTTTCATGCATCTCAGAACTGAAAGTAAAACATTCAGAGTGTTTGTTGGAGTTGCTCTGTTATTCCTGATTATTTCATTTGTTTTACTTTTTACAGATTATTCTTTTATAGTAAGGAATTAAAATATGTTTGATGGAGTATCAAATTTTTCTCAAAGTACTGATTTAGCATTTTTCTTTACGCTTGTTGTTTCGATTTTCTTTCTGGTACTGATAACTGTTCTTATGATTTATTTCGTTATCAAGTATAACAGAAAAAGAAATCCGAAAGCTACAAATGTTCATCACAACACAGCGCTGGAAGTTACCTGGACAGTTATACCAACTATTCTTGTATTGATTATGTTCTGGCTTGGCTGGACTGGTTATCTTGATCAATCCCGCATTCCGGAAAATGCCCTAACCATTGATGTTCAGGCACAGATGTGGAAATGGAGTTTCAAATATCCAAATGGTAAACAAACAGATACTCTTTATGTTCCTTTAAATAAAGATGTGGTGTTGAATCTTCATTCAATTGATGTGAATCATGCTTTTTATGTTCCTAAGTTCAGAATTAAAAAAGATGTTTATCCAAATCAGAAAAGAACTGCCTGGTTTAATGCCAAAGAAGTTGGTAGTTACGATATAGCATGTGCTGAGTATTGCGGATTAAATCATTCATATATGTATAACAAGGTTTATGTTATTCCCGAAAATGAATTTAATGCATGGCTTAATTCTCCTGCTAAATATCCGGGAGAAGTGCTGGCTTCCGATACCGTCTCAAATAAATCTGTTAATGAACTGAAGTGAAGGAAAAATTAAAAATATTAGCTGAGCTAACTAAAATCAGAATTACATTTTTTGTGATGGTAACTACTGGTTTTGGTTACATTGCTGCAACGGATATTTTCGACTTTAACTTTTTATTGATTCTGTTTGGTGTTTTGCTGCTTGCTTGTGGGAGTGCAGCGCTTAATCATTATCAGGAACGTTTCACTGATGCTTTGATGTCCAGAACAAAAAATCGTCCGTTACCTTCTGGCAAAATCTCTCCTGCGAAAGCATTGGAAATTTCTGTTCTTCTAATTCTCAGCGGAATTGTTTTATTATTTGTCGGTGGAAATTTTATAAGCACATTGTTCGGAATTCTTAATCTTATTTGGTATAACGGTATTTATACTCCGCTAAAAAGAAAATCCTCACTTGCTATAATTCCTGGTTCTTTGGTTGGAGCAATTCCACCAATTATCGGTTGGACAGCTGCTGGTGGTTATCTTCTTAGCCCACAAATTCTTATGATTGCTTTCTTTTTCTTCATCTGGCAGATTCCGCATTTCTGGTTACTGCTGCTTGTTCTCGATGAAGATTACAAAAGGGCAGGAATGCCAACTTTGACAAGTATCTTTTCAAAAGACCAATTATCCAGAATTACTTTTATCTGGATCATATCAACCGCAATAAGTAGTCTTTTTCTTCCGATGGTTGCGTTGGTTCAAACTGAAATTGTAAAATATCTCATTGTCTTCTCTGTTATTCTGTTAACAGTAAATTCATTAAAGCTTTTGAAATATTCTGAAGAATATTCTTCAGTAAGATTTGCATTCAGGAACATTAACTTTTTTGTTCTTTTTGTCGTTTCAATAATTTCAATTGATAAACTGATTTTGTAAACTATAAAGAGAGAGTTATTAACTATGGAGTTTCTTGATAAATTAGTTCTTCCACAATCAGCAGAGCATATTCAATTATTGCATTACATGTTAATGCTGGTTTTGTTTTTGTTTATTCCATTTATTTCTGTGGTATTCGGAGGAACATTTCTTTCATACACCTTCAGGAAAAAGTTTAATAAAAACGGCGATAAAACTTTCTTGAGAATTGCAAAGGATTCTATTCAACTTCTTACTGTTAATAGTTATATAGGTTTAATACTCGGTATTATTCCTCTCATTACGATAATTTTAATATTTGCTCAGTTATTGCATACCACTACATTCCCAACGGTCAGTGATTTGGCTTTGTCATTTCTTCTGGTCTCTGCCGGATTGATTTTTATTTATGTTTATCGTCTTTCATTTGCACTTAAAATAGTTTTCGATGCGGTTGAAACAAAAAGCGCCGATGATTTTGTCAAAGAAGAGTTCACAAGTTATTACTCTAAAACCTCAAAGCTTTCTGATAATTCAGTCAGACTGGGAATGATTTTATTATTCTTTGGTATGTGGATCTTTACCGGAGCTTTAACTACAGCAGTCTATTTTGATGCATGGAAATCAACCAGCTTTTTCGCTACACTTTTTTCAGCAAAGGTTCTTATCAATTTTCTTATATGGCTATGCATATCATTTTCATTAACTGGTGTAACTCTGTTATTCCTGTTTTTATTCTGGAAAAAAGATGAGCTTAAAGTATCAGAGGACTATAAAGATTTTGTAATAGGAATTTCATCCAGATATGCACTTTATTTCTCACTTCCTATGCCTGTGCTTGTTCTTCTAAGTATTAGTCTTTTACCTGATTCACTTTTATCAGGTACTATGTTTGCATATTCAGCAATCGCAATAATCCTTTTATTCCTCTCTCTGAATTTTGTTTATTTGCTTTATTACAAAAAGCAATACAACTATGTACCTTATTTATTCTTTACATTTTTATTTACAATTCTTTCGCTGATTATTAAAGATCAGGTTACAGTAAATAACGCTACTAAATATCACTCAGTGGTTCTTAGCACTGAATATGAAAAAATACTTGCTGAATTAAGAGGAACAGGAACCGAAGTTCAGATAAATGCCGCAGAGTTATATCAGGTTAGATGTGCAGCTTGTCATAAGTTTGATCAGAAGCTTGTTGGTCCAGCACACTTTGATGTTTTACCTAAGTATGTTGGAAAAGAAGCTCAGCTTGTAGCATTCATTCGTAATCCAGTTAAAGTTGACCCGGCATATCCCCCAATGCCAAATCCCGGTTTAAAGCCTGCTGAAGCCGAAGCAGTTGCCAAATATTTACTTGAAGAATATCAGAAACAAAAAGGTAAATAATTCTAAAGCACTTGAAATAAGTGAAATCTTATTTTATTTTAGTTTTAGATAACCAGCTAATCAATAATAAATGAGGCACAGAGATGCTTAAAAGATTTACTATTATTCTTTCCCTCGTTGTTTTCAACTCAACATATCTTTTCCCACAGATTTCATATCAGGGACCTGCAGTAGGGAATGTTGCATCCGGAGTTTTAGTTTCAACAAACAGTTTTCCAGATGCACCTATTATCAACACTGAACCCAGGTTAATTAAAGACAGGAATACCGAATCACCAGAAACAGAACCGATGCTTCTTGAATCAATGAATCCTGTTTTTCAGCCAACTTATGTTGAAGACCCATTTGTTATTGGTGGAACTAATGGAATTGGAGATAATACACTTTTGCTAAAGAAGTTTAATGGTATTCCTCAGACGAATTCAATTCCACCTGATCCTACAATTGCCACCGGACCAAATCATGTTGTTGCTTGTGTAAACTCAAGATTTTCTATCTGGACTAAAGATGGTGTTTTATTAAAGTCAATTGATGCAGATGCATGGTGCACACCAGTTTTGCCAAGTCCTGGGGCATTTGACCCACAGATAATTTATGACCACTACGAAGGCAGGTGGTTTATGCTCTGGGATAATCAGACTGATGCTACTCAAACAGCATATTTTATCATCTTTGTTTCAGATGACGATGATCCTACAGGTGATTGGTACGGTTATAAACTTGATGCGCGAACTAATGGAAACACTGTTACAAATTCCTGGGGTGATTATCCTCAGATCGGCTTTGATGATAAGGCAATTTATATAAATTCAAGACAATTCAACTTTGGTGGTGGAAAACTTTATGATAAAATCAGAATTCTGAAAAAAACTGAATTGTATGCAGCTAATGGTGGTCCTTTATCCTGGACTGATTTATGGGGAATTACAATTCCGGGTAGTTCTTCTTATGCCGATGTTGTACATCCTTCATTCCATTATTCAACTTCAAACTATCATTACTTCGTTCATGCACCCAGGAGTGGTGGTAATTACTACTCGTTTTATAAATTGAGTAATGTATTAACAAATCCAACACTTGAAGGAATTAGAATAACTGTACCTTTTTATGGTGGTGCACCAAATGCTAATCAACTTGGCGGTGGAAGTTTATTAATCGAAGTAAATGGTAGCCATGTTAAAACAGCTCCGATTTTCAGAGATGGATATGTTTACTTTGCTCATTCTATCAGAAATTCAGTTTATCCAAGTTACTCGAGCGTTAAGTATGTAAAAGTTAATGCAGACTCTGCTACGGTTACCGAAAGTGCTGAGCTTGGTGCTGATGGATACTGGTATTTTTATCCAACCCTTGCTGTCGACCCGGATGGAAATATCGCTATAACTTGTTCACGCTCAGGTCTTACCGAATACATTGGTTCATATTACATAACAAGAAGAGCTACAGATCCGCCCGGCTTAAGTGGAGCTTACCTGCTTTCACCCGGATTAGGAAACTATGTTAAAGATTTTGGTTCCGGTAGAAACCGGTGGGGTGATTACTTTGGAATATTTTTAGACCCAGCTGATCCTTATGAATTCTGGCTCTTCCCAGAACACGCTGCTGCTACAAACACCTGGGGAACTACAGTAGCAAAAATCAGAATGAAGCCATATCCAGGTATCTATCCTTTCGTGCAATCTACACTACTTAATTTTGGAGATGTAGAAGTAGGATTTGCCAGTGATACTTTGGATGTAGTAATTGCCAATTATGGTGATTCTTCTTTGATAATTTATAGCATGCCTGACTCATTAGGAGATTTTCACAGAGTATCTTCACACACTTTT
This genomic window contains:
- a CDS encoding cytochrome C oxidase subunit IV family protein, whose amino-acid sequence is MDNHSENHSQHSHGYGVYVLVWLALMALTGITVAVAGINFGRITVATALTIASVKTYLVLTIFMHLRTESKTFRVFVGVALLFLIISFVLLFTDYSFIVRN
- the coxB gene encoding cytochrome c oxidase subunit II, with translation MFDGVSNFSQSTDLAFFFTLVVSIFFLVLITVLMIYFVIKYNRKRNPKATNVHHNTALEVTWTVIPTILVLIMFWLGWTGYLDQSRIPENALTIDVQAQMWKWSFKYPNGKQTDTLYVPLNKDVVLNLHSIDVNHAFYVPKFRIKKDVYPNQKRTAWFNAKEVGSYDIACAEYCGLNHSYMYNKVYVIPENEFNAWLNSPAKYPGEVLASDTVSNKSVNELK
- a CDS encoding protoheme IX farnesyltransferase translates to MKEKLKILAELTKIRITFFVMVTTGFGYIAATDIFDFNFLLILFGVLLLACGSAALNHYQERFTDALMSRTKNRPLPSGKISPAKALEISVLLILSGIVLLFVGGNFISTLFGILNLIWYNGIYTPLKRKSSLAIIPGSLVGAIPPIIGWTAAGGYLLSPQILMIAFFFFIWQIPHFWLLLLVLDEDYKRAGMPTLTSIFSKDQLSRITFIWIISTAISSLFLPMVALVQTEIVKYLIVFSVILLTVNSLKLLKYSEEYSSVRFAFRNINFFVLFVVSIISIDKLIL
- a CDS encoding c-type cytochrome is translated as MEFLDKLVLPQSAEHIQLLHYMLMLVLFLFIPFISVVFGGTFLSYTFRKKFNKNGDKTFLRIAKDSIQLLTVNSYIGLILGIIPLITIILIFAQLLHTTTFPTVSDLALSFLLVSAGLIFIYVYRLSFALKIVFDAVETKSADDFVKEEFTSYYSKTSKLSDNSVRLGMILLFFGMWIFTGALTTAVYFDAWKSTSFFATLFSAKVLINFLIWLCISFSLTGVTLLFLFLFWKKDELKVSEDYKDFVIGISSRYALYFSLPMPVLVLLSISLLPDSLLSGTMFAYSAIAIILLFLSLNFVYLLYYKKQYNYVPYLFFTFLFTILSLIIKDQVTVNNATKYHSVVLSTEYEKILAELRGTGTEVQINAAELYQVRCAACHKFDQKLVGPAHFDVLPKYVGKEAQLVAFIRNPVKVDPAYPPMPNPGLKPAEAEAVAKYLLEEYQKQKGK
- a CDS encoding FlgD immunoglobulin-like domain containing protein, with protein sequence MLKRFTIILSLVVFNSTYLFPQISYQGPAVGNVASGVLVSTNSFPDAPIINTEPRLIKDRNTESPETEPMLLESMNPVFQPTYVEDPFVIGGTNGIGDNTLLLKKFNGIPQTNSIPPDPTIATGPNHVVACVNSRFSIWTKDGVLLKSIDADAWCTPVLPSPGAFDPQIIYDHYEGRWFMLWDNQTDATQTAYFIIFVSDDDDPTGDWYGYKLDARTNGNTVTNSWGDYPQIGFDDKAIYINSRQFNFGGGKLYDKIRILKKTELYAANGGPLSWTDLWGITIPGSSSYADVVHPSFHYSTSNYHYFVHAPRSGGNYYSFYKLSNVLTNPTLEGIRITVPFYGGAPNANQLGGGSLLIEVNGSHVKTAPIFRDGYVYFAHSIRNSVYPSYSSVKYVKVNADSATVTESAELGADGYWYFYPTLAVDPDGNIAITCSRSGLTEYIGSYYITRRATDPPGLSGAYLLSPGLGNYVKDFGSGRNRWGDYFGIFLDPADPYEFWLFPEHAAATNTWGTTVAKIRMKPYPGIYPFVQSTLLNFGDVEVGFASDTLDVVIANYGDSSLIIYSMPDSLGDFHRVSSHTFPITLNTFDSLTVSFLFTPTVQADTNLYYYVTNNSTSFTGFVLRGNGFVINPGLDGRFYAVSGSNNNGNFVLVDETNGSGSNIGATNFNDLIDVAINPKTSIAYGLRVPSLLESNIVRINAEAGDAYQYFNVPVPDLYSIAFDTSGTLYGITVPDLYSIAFDTSGTLYGIKKTGEIYTIDIPTGDTLYVTKAQSTLLSFAFDPTTNDLYASVRNVIGTIKDRIVKIDLTTGDTTHIGRTGFNVNTVNIEFNDAGEMFGIKGTLTQTSDFFAIDKTTGTGTLIGSVGLQGLTGLARTRGLVSVNDKNSLVPEQFALYQNYPNPFNPSTTIRFSLPVSSNVRLQVYNLLGEVVKDIVSSNLPAGTHTFSWNADNNRNLKVTSGIYFYRLVADGVDGSKYSEVRKMILLK